A genomic region of Canis lupus baileyi chromosome 17, mCanLup2.hap1, whole genome shotgun sequence contains the following coding sequences:
- the ABHD13 gene encoding protein ABHD13 yields the protein MEKSWMLWNFVERWLIALASWSWALCRISLLPLIVTFHLYGGIILLLLIFVSIAGILYKFQDVLLYFPEQPSSSRLYVPMPTGIPHENIFIRTKDGVRLNLILIRYTGDNSPYSPTIIYFHGNAGNIGHRLPNALLMLVNLKVNLLLVDYRGYGKSEGEASEEGLYLDSEAVLDYVMTRPDLDKTKIFLFGRSLGGAVAIHLASENSHRISAIMVENTFLSIPHMASTLFSFFPMRYLPLWCYKNKFLSYRKISQCRMPSLFISGLSDQLIPPVMMKQLYELSPSRTKRLAIFPDGTHNDTWQCQGYFTALEQFIKEVIKSHSPEEMAKTSSNVTII from the coding sequence ATGGAAAAGTCCTGGATGCTGTGGAACTTTGTTGAAAGATGGCTAATAGCCTTGGCTTCATGGTCTTGGGCTCTTTGCCGTATTTCTCTTTTACCTTTAATAGTGACTTTTCATCTGTATGGAGGCATTATCTTACTTTTGTTAATATTCGTATCAATAGCAGGTATTCTATATAAATTCCAGGATGTATTGCTTTATTTTCCAGAACAGCCATCTTCGTCACGCCTTTATGTTCCCATGCCCACTGGTATTCcacatgaaaacattttcatcagAACCAAAGATGGAGTGCGTCTAAATCTTATATTGATCAGATACACTGGAGACAATTCACCTTATTCCCcaactataatttattttcatgggAATGCAGGCAACATAGGTCACAGGTTACCAAATGCATTGCTTATGTTGGTTAACCTCAAAGTTAATCTTTTGCTTGTTGATTATCGAGGATATGGGAAAAGCGAAGGAGAAGCAAGTGAAGAAGGACTCTACCTAGATTCTGAAGCTGTGTTAGACTATGTGATGACTAGACCTGACcttgacaaaacaaaaatcttcctttttGGCCGTTCCTTGGGAGGAGCAGTGGCTATTCATTTGGCTTCTGAAAATTCACATAGGATTTCAGCCATTATGGTGGAGAACACATTTTTAAGCATACCGCACATGGCCAgcactttattttcattctttccgATGCGTTACCTTCCTTTATGGtgctacaaaaataaattcttgtcCTACAGAAAAATCTCTCAGTGCAGAATGCCTTCTCTTTTCATCTCTGGACTCTCTGACCAGTTGATCCCACCAGTAATGATGAAGCAACTCTATGAACTATCCCCATCTCGGACTAAGAGATTAGCTATTTTTCCTGATGGAACTCATAATGATACATGGCAGTGCCAGGGTTACTTCACTGCCCTTGAACAGTTCAtcaaagaagtaataaaaagTCATTCTCCTGAAGAAATGGCAAAAACTTCATCTAATGTAACAATTatatga